Proteins encoded together in one Staphylococcus aureus window:
- a CDS encoding dihydroorotase has translation MKLIKNGKVLQNGELQQADILIDGKVIKQIAPAIEPSNGVDIIDAKGHFVSPGFVDVHVHLREPGGEYKETIETGTKAAARGGFTTVCPMPNTRPVPDSVEHFEALQKLIDDNAQVRVLPYASITTRQLGKELVDFPALVKEGAFAFTDDGVGVQTASMMYEGMIEAAKVNKAIVAHCEDNSLIYGGAMHEGKRSKELGIPGIPNICESVQIARDVLLAEAAGCHYHVCHVSTKESVRVIRDAKRAGIHVTAEVTPHHLLLTEDDIPGNNAIYKMNPPLRSTEDREALLEGLLDGTIDCIATDHAPHARDEKAQPMEKAPFGIVGSETAFPLLYTHFVKNGDWTLQQLVDYLTIKPCETFNLEYGTLKENGYADLTIIDLDSEQEIKGEDFLSKADNTPFIGYKVYGNPILTMVEGEVKFEGDK, from the coding sequence ATGAAATTAATTAAAAACGGTAAAGTATTACAAAATGGCGAATTACAACAAGCAGATATTTTAATTGATGGTAAGGTAATTAAACAAATTGCACCTGCAATTGAACCAAGCAATGGTGTTGACATCATAGATGCGAAAGGTCACTTTGTGTCACCTGGATTTGTCGATGTTCATGTTCATTTACGTGAACCTGGTGGTGAATATAAAGAGACAATTGAAACTGGTACTAAAGCTGCTGCTAGAGGCGGATTTACAACTGTATGTCCAATGCCTAACACAAGACCGGTACCAGATTCTGTAGAACATTTTGAAGCTTTACAAAAATTAATCGATGACAATGCTCAAGTACGTGTATTACCTTATGCTTCAATTACAACACGTCAATTAGGTAAAGAATTGGTTGATTTCCCAGCACTAGTAAAAGAAGGTGCCTTTGCGTTTACAGATGACGGTGTAGGAGTACAAACTGCAAGCATGATGTATGAAGGCATGATTGAAGCTGCAAAAGTAAACAAAGCCATCGTAGCACACTGTGAAGATAATTCATTAATCTATGGTGGTGCAATGCATGAAGGGAAACGCAGTAAAGAGTTAGGTATACCAGGTATTCCAAACATTTGTGAATCTGTTCAAATCGCAAGAGATGTACTATTAGCTGAAGCAGCAGGTTGTCATTATCATGTATGTCATGTTTCTACTAAAGAAAGTGTTAGAGTCATTCGTGACGCTAAACGCGCAGGCATTCATGTTACAGCTGAAGTTACACCACACCATTTATTGTTAACAGAAGATGATATTCCTGGTAATAATGCCATTTATAAAATGAATCCACCATTGAGAAGTACTGAAGATAGAGAGGCTTTGTTAGAAGGGTTACTAGACGGTACAATTGACTGTATCGCAACAGACCATGCACCACATGCACGTGATGAAAAAGCACAACCAATGGAAAAAGCACCATTCGGAATTGTTGGTAGTGAAACAGCATTCCCATTATTATATACGCATTTTGTAAAAAATGGTGATTGGACATTACAACAATTAGTAGATTACTTAACAATTAAACCATGTGAGACATTTAATTTAGAATACGGCACATTAAAAGAAAATGGTTATGCAGATTTAACAATCATTGATTTAGATAGTGAACAAGAAATTAAAGGAGAAGATTTCTTATCAAAAGCAGATAATACACCATTTATCGGCTATAAAGTTTATGGAAATCCGATCTTAACAATGGTTGAAGGCGAAGTTAAATTTGAGGGGGATAAATAA